TGGACGTCCGGGAGCAAGTGCCTCTATTCAAATCCGTAATATGGGTACCCCACTGTATGTCATTGATGGTATAATGCAAGATGAAGGACAGTTTAACAATATATCACCAAATGATATTGAAAGTTTAACCATTTTGAAAGATGGTACAGCTGCCCAATATGGTGTGAGAGCTGCTAATGGAGTAGTACTGGTTACTACTAAACGAGGTAAAAAAGGAACAAAGAATACCGTTAATATTAATTCTTATATAGGTTGGCAAAATTGGTCGAGATTTCCGAATACAGTAAATAATTCATATGATTATATGTTGGCTAAAGCGGATGCAGAAGTAAATGAATTTGGTTCAACAGCAATTACACCTGAGGAGTTAGAAAGGTATAGAATAGGTACAGAAGAGGGCTATAGATCTTTTAATTGGAAAGACTTTATTATAAAAAAGAACGCTCCACTTACCAGTATGAATGTGAGCGCTACAGGTGGATCAGAAAATATTAATTATTATTTCTCGGGAACTAAACTAAAACAAGAGGCTGTTTTGGGTGAGGAGTTTACTTTTGATAGAACGAATATACAAAGTAATGTAGATGCTAATATTACTGAGAGGCTAAAAGTTGGAGTACAAATTAATGGTAGGTTTGAAACAAGATCGAACCCAGGAATACCAGGAGCTGATGATTATTGGTTACCTCGTTTTGCTATTCTACGGAACAGGCCATTTGAACGCCCTTATGCCAATGACAATCCTGAATATTTGAATGACATCGGACATAACGAAACGAATTGGGCATTACACAATAAAAAAATTGGAGGATATCAGGATAATACTTGGAGAGTGTTACAAACAAATTTTAGTGGTGAATATAAGATTCCTATGATTGATGGACTAAAAATAGGGGGTATGTATTCCTACTATATTGCTGATCAAGTACTGAACGGCCATGAATATACATACGATGCTTATACGTATGACGAGTCTACGGACGAGTATAGTGTTACTGGTGGTAGCACGAACCCATGGAGGGAACGCAGAACAAGGAAAATAATGCGTAATATCTATCAAGGAAAATTACAATATGCCAAAACTTTTGGAGAACATTCAGTGGATGGATTGTTTTTAGTTGAACGACAAGAACAGCAAGACCAAGAACAATGGGTTCATGCGGTACCTAAAACAAATGTGTTGCCATTAATTTATTTTGCAGATACCGATACTTACAACGATAAGGATGATGAAGAAGCTAGAATTGGTTATGTGGGTAAATTGAGCTATAATTATAATGATACCTATTATTTAGAAGTGGCAGGAAGACAAGATGCTTCTTGGAAATTTGCTCCTGGGAAAAGAAAGGATTTCTTTCCTTCTGCTTCTATGGGATGGCGTATTACAAATGAAAAATTTTTTAAAAATTTAATTGGAGATAACTCTTGGCTTAACGATTTTAAATTCAGGGCATCTTATGGTGAATTAGGGGATGATGATATCGGTATTGGTGCTTACGATTATTTGCCTGGATATAACTATAATAGAGGTACTGTAATACTAGACGGTAAACCTATTATAGCCAGCAGAGATAAAGGGCAACCTGTTGCCAATATTTCGTGGCTTAAAAGTAAAATTACAGATGTTGGTTTTGATTTTTACGCATTCGATAGTAAAATTACTGGCTCTTTCGACTATTTCTATAGAAAACGTACAGGTCTTTTAGGTAATAAATATGATATTTTAGTACCCTTAGAATTAGGGTATAGCTTGCCTCGTGAAAATGTGAGTAGCGATGCTCAATTTGGAATTGAAGGGGCTTTAGCATATAACGGTAATATCGGGGACTTGAAATTAACAGTTTCAACAAATGGATCTTTTTCTAGAAGTAAGTTTTTAGAATCTTACAAACCTAGATTTAATAATTCATGGGATGAATATCGTAATTCTAATGAGGGTAGGTATAATAATATTCAATGGGGTTATGAGGCAATAGGCCAATTTCAAACTCAGGAAGAAATCAATAATTACGCCGTAGATATAGATGGAAGAGCGAATAAAACATTATTACCTGGCGATATTATTTATAAGGATATTAATAAGGATGGTTTTATCAATGATTTTGATAGAAGACCTATTGGCTATTCAGATAGTCAACCAATGATCAACTTTGGTCTAAATATTCTTTTAGAATACAAGAACTTTGATTTTACTGCTGATTTTTCTGGAGCATCTGGCTATTCTTGGAGACAGGAATGGGAAACACGTTGGGCTTTCCAAAATCAAGGAGCTTTAAATACAATTTTCTTAGATCGCTGGCACAGGGCTGATTCATATGACCCAAACAGTCAATGGATACCTGGAAAGTATCCTGCAAATCGTTATAACAATGGTGGGCATAGTAATTATAGGTATGGTGAAGCTTCTACATTCTGGCAGCACAACGTAACTTATCTGAGAGCACGAACTATAGAATTAGGATATTCTTTACCTACAACTTTATTGGAAAAAATAAAAATACAGAAAGCAAGGTTTTATGTTAATGGCTATAACTTATTCTCTATAGATAATGTGTCTGAATTCGGCGTGGACCCTGAGGTAAATGATACGAACGGCTTGCAATATCCACAAAACAAATTTATTAATGTAGGTATAAACTTGACTTTATAAATCTCAAAAATTATAAAAAATGAAAAAATATATTTATATAACAATAATTATAACAGTTTTAGGTTGGAGCTGCAGTTCCGATGAAGAGTTTTTAGATCGACCACCAACACAAGTATTAACACAAGATCAAGTTTTTAGTGATCCAAATACTATTTTGTCTGTTTTGGCAGGATTGTATGAGCAATATGAAGATTATGGAAGGTTAGATGATTGGTCATCTTTGGCAGATTTTAATGTGGCTTTTTGGTCAGAGAATGGAAGGTATGGTCACTTTCAAGATGATGGATGGGGAAATGGATCTTGGGGCTCTTGGAATTATGGAACCGTTCGCGAGATAAACTTATTTTTAGAACGTTGTGAAGCAACTACAGTGTTGAGTGAGGAACAAAAGGCCCGTTTTTTAGCAGAAGGTCGTTTTTTAAGGGCTTCCATTTATTTTGAAATGGTAAAACGTATTGGAGGAGTGCCACTTATTCTAAAATCTGAAACTTATGACTTTAGTGGGGATGCCACTTATTTGCAACACCCTAGAGAAACTGAAGCTGCTATATATGATTTTGTAATTAGTGAGGCTGAAGCTATTAAAGATGTATTGCCAGCGGATGTAGCTACAAAATCTCGTGCCACAAAAGGGGCAGCATTGGCTATGGAAACCAGAGCAGCACTATATGCCGGTTCAATTGCAAAATATGGTGTCAATACTCCATTGGTGACATTGTCAGGTAACGAGGTTGGAATACCTGCTTCGAAAGCAGATGGGTATTATACTAAAGCCTTAAATGCGGCCGAAGAAATAATAAATGGCAGCGCAGGTGGTTATGATTTATACTTGAAAAAACCGGATGATTTATCGACTAATTTTGCTTCTGTTTTTTATGATAAGTCAAACAATTCTGAAGTAATTTTTGTTGAGGACTATCAATTAAAGACAGATAAGAAGCACTATTTTACAGGATGGAATCAACCTAGGTTTGGTGCTGAAGAGGAAGAAGGAGGTAGGATAAATCCTTCATTGAATTTAGTACAAGCATTTGAAACGTTAGATGGGAATTATGTTAAATTACCAAACAAAGATGGAGGAGGTAGTTATATTTATTATGATGAGATCGATGATATTTTTGAGAATCGAGATGCACGCTTAGCTGGTACAATAATTTTGCCAGGATCATCCTTCAAAGGAAAACCAGTCGATATATGGGCGGGCTATATGCTTTCTGATGGTTCAATTGTAAGTAGTGATGTAAGAGGAGGGAAAAAGGAATTGCCTGGAACTTCAGGCCAAGTGCAAGTTGTAGGATTTGATGGACCTATTGATGGACTGGAATTTGTAGCACAGTCTGGTTTCTATTTACGTAAATATTTAGATCCAAAAGCAGGTTCAGGTCAAAGAGGCGTAAATAGTGATGTTTGGTTTGTACGCTATCGTTTTGCAGAAGTACTTTTGAATGCAGCAGAAGCAGCATTTGAATTAGGTCAGACAGATATTGCCGCTAAATATTTGAATAGAGTAAGGGAACGAGCCGGTATAACTTCTGAATTAACAGCAGGAGATGTTAACTTTAATAAGATTGTACATGAACGCTATGTTGAGCTGGCATTTGAAGGTTTACACTTCTTTGATTTAAAAAGATGGAGATTGGCCCATGTTGTATTCGATGGTAATGAAATATCTGAAAGCGAGATTACCCAAAACATAGGTTCCGCTACAAAACGAGCTACTCAACCTTATGCCATTTGGCCATATAAAATTTATAATCCTAACAGTTCTAATAACGGTAAGTATGTATATAGGGTTTTAAGAACGGATCGTGTTACAGGTGCCGATAATTTTAGATTTGGTAATTATTATTCTGAGATTGGTTCAAATATTATTAATAACAATCCCCTTATTGTTAGAAACCCGAATCATTAATAATTTAAAATATAAAAAAATGAAAATTAGATATTATATATTCCTTTTGGCAGCGATATCGTTAACCGTATCATGTGCCATAGATAATTATGATGAACCTCAATCTTTTTTAACTGGAAAAGTGGTTCATAACGGAGAAATTATTCCAGTGGAAAACGATCAAGTGAAATTTAGACTTTATGAACCAGGCTATCAATTATCTTCAGGCTTTATAGAAGTTACAATAAATCAAGATGGTAGTTATAGTAGTTTGCTTTTTAATGGACAGTATAAATTAATTTTCGAGGAGGGTGAAGGACCATTTAAATCTATAGATACGATTTCAATAGACCTCAAAGGGAGTACGGAAATGGACATTGAGGTTACACCTTATTACATGATTAATAATTCACAAATTTCAAATTCAGGTTCAACTATCAATGCAACTTGTTCTGTGAGTCAGATAATAAATGGAGTTGATGCTAGAGATATTGAACGTGTTACTTTATTTATTAATAAAACACAATTTGTTTCGGGAAATGGCGATGAGAATATTGCTCAGTCCAGTGCGGATGATATTTCCGATTTGAGTAATTTGAGTATGCTTGTTGACATTCCATCCATAACACCAACACAAAATTATGTATTTGCACGTATAGGTGTTAAAATAGTTGATGTACAGGATATGTTATTTACTCCAGTAGAAAAAATATCATTTTAGGTAGCTATTGTTAAAGAAAGACAGACCAATTTTAAAATATATTTGAGTTAGTTTAGTTTTGTTACCGGACTTTGTACCTAAAGTTCGGTAACTTTTTTAACCATTTTGGTAACTTTGAGTTATACCTATGCCATGATTTTTAGGAACATTTATTTACAAACTTTAATTCTTTTGTGGATCTTACAAGTAACATTGTATTCTTGTAAATCTGAAGAAAAAAAAGAAGTGAAAGTTAGATCAGAAACCTATAGCAATCCGCTTGAAGTACAATTTGGAGATCCTTATGTTTTGGATAATGGTAATGGAATTTATTATATGTATGGCACTGGAGGAGGAGCTAAAGATGGTTTTTCTGTATACTCTTCCAATAATCTAATAGATTGGAAGTACGAAAGTCAAGTATATCATGGGAATACCGAAAATTCTTGGAATGTAGGCCATTTTTGGGCACCAGAAGTGTATAAAATAAACAATAAGTTTTACCTGTTTTTTAGTGCAGATTGGCGTAACAACCCAACTAAAGAATTAGAGAACTTTAGGATTGGGGTTGCCATTTCAGATAATCCTACCGGCCCTTTTAGAGATTTGACCGGAGAACCATTATTTGATCCTGGTTATCCAATCATAGATGCAAATGTTTTTAAAGATGAAGATGGGCAGAATTATCTTTTTTATTCTCGAGTCTGTTATAAACATACTGTTACAAGTGAAATTGCAGATTGGGCGAAAAAAGAAGGGCTATATGATACTATTGAAGAAAGTTGGGTATATGGTGTAAAACTTAAATCAGATTTTAAAGGGATTATTGGCGACCCTGTTGTATTGTTAAGACCATCTGAAAAAATCAATAGTAAAAATGCGGAATGGGAAAGTAAGTCGGTTACCTCAAACGAAATTAATAGGAGATGGACAGAGGGATCTTTTACATTTAAGTATAAGGGAATATATTACATTATGTATTCTAGTAATTATTATTTGGGTCCGAATTATGCGGTAGGTTATGCCACAGGGAGTTCTCCATTAGGTCCTTTTAGGAAAGCTGACAACAATCCGGTTTTGGAAAAAAATACTTCAAGTGGAGGTGAAGTAACAGGTACCGGTCACAATATGGTGTTTTCTTTAAATGGTGGTGACAATATGTATACTGTTTATCATGGTAGAACAAAAAAGTCTGGTTTAAATCGGGTCGTTTTTTTAGATGAATTGAAAATATTGGATGATGGTAAGTTGATTATTAATGGACCTACCACCGACACTACATCTATTGTTTGGGATTAAATTAAAAAAATATATTCAGTGGTATGATTTAGGGGTAATATGTGAAAGTACTATTAGTTAAAACGATCTACTTACTAATGTTTTTGAAGTAATTATTACATAATTAGGCCGCAGACGCAGAGCATAAAAAAAATATAAAAAATATGAAAAACAAGTTATTCACATTCCTATTTCTTTTTACATCATTGATTGTTGTATCTCAAGAAAATTTATTAAACAAAAATAAATGGTCTATTGAAAAAGCAAATCAATGGTATGACAATCATAATTGGATAATTGGAGCCAACTTTGTGCCAAGTTCTGCCATAAATCAATTGGAAATGTGGCAAGCCGAAACTTTTGATCCAGAAACAATAGACCGTGAGTTAGGATTTGCAGAGGGGCTCGGTTTCAATACTATGCGCGTTTATTTACATAGTTTAGCATACAAAGCAGACCCAATAGGGTTAAAAAAAAGAATGAATACCTATCTGGCCATAGCAGACAAGCACGCCATAAAAACTATGTTTGTGTTTTTTGACGATGTTTGGCAAAAATCACCTAAGATTGGTAAGCAACAGGAACCAGTCCTTGGTACCCATAATTCAGGCTGGGTGCAAGATCCGGATGATCCTGCACACAAAGAAAAAAAGAATTTTATCGCACTTGAAATTTACGTAAAGGATATTTTAAAAACCTTCGCAAGTGATAAAAGAATTTTATTGTGGGATTTATATAACGAACCCGGAAATGAGGGAAAACGCATGACCACCTTTCCATTACTTAAGGAAATTTTTACATGGGCCCGGGAAATTAATCCAAGTCAACCACTTACCGCTGGACTTTGGGCGTGGGATTTTCAAGAACTCAATGCTTTTCAGGCTTTGAATTCGGACATTTTAACCTATCATAATTATTCAGATGAAAAACACCACCAGCATATCATTAATTTATTAAAATCTCATGGAAGACCAATGATTTGTACTGAGTATATGGCTAGGACGAACAATAGTTATTTCGCTAACATTTTGCCCATATTAAACAGTGAAAATGTGGGGGCAATCAATTGGGGACTTGTTGATGGAAAATCAAATACGAAATATGCATGGAATACACCCATCAAAGACGGAGCAGAACCAGTCGAATGGTTTCACGATGTATTCCGGAAAGATGGAACACCATATAGTCAAGACGAAATAGATTTAATAAAGAAATTAATCGCTAAAACTAATAAATAAGAAACATGAAAAAAATTAAAGCATTTATAACTTTTTTTTTATTAATAGTAATGGTATCCTGTAAAGGAAATGTAAACAAAGAATCTTTCACTGAAGAAACGGAAAGGCCTAAGACACTTCAATTCAAAACATCATTAATAAATACTAGCTTTGATACTATTATTGACTTAAAACCTGTTAAGTTGTATTGGCTGAAAAATGATGATGTAAGATTAGCCATTACTAATTTAGGTGGAAGATTCGTTGGACTTTGGGTAAAAGATGTAAATGGCGAATTTACCGATGTAGTAGTTGGTCACGGTAGTGCCAAAGATTATGTAAATTCTGGAGAACGTTATTTTGGAGCTACAATTGGTCGTGTTGGGAATCGAATTGCTAAAGGGAAATTTAGGTTAAATGGAGAAACATTTAATATACCTATCAATAATGGTGAAAATTCTTTGCATGGCGGTAAAAATGGTTTTCAAGAAGTTGTTTGGGATGCAGAACAACACAATAATACTAAACTAATTTTAAGGTATTTGTCACCTGATATGGAAGAGGGGTTTCCTGGGAACTTACAAACTCAAGTTACATATTCTCTAATTGAAGGCAACATTATAAAGATGGAATATCAAGCTACTACGGATAGACCTACAATAGTAAACCTAACCAATCACGCTTTTTTTAATTTAAATGGTGAAGGTAGTGGAACAATTCTAAATCATAAATTACAAATTTATGCAGATAAATATACTCCTGTTGAACAAGGTTTAATTCCCACAGGAAAAATAGAAGATTTAAAGGGAACTCCTTTTGATTTTACTACACCTAGGACTATTGGTCAAAATATTAATGTCTCTAATAAACAATTGGAATATGGTGGGGGATATGATCATAATTATGTGCTCAACCAGACTAAATCACGTAATATGAACCATGCAGCGACAATTGTGGGTGATAAAACAAATATTCAGATGGAAGTATTTACTATAGAGCCTGGACTCCAGTTTTATAGTGGTAATTTTATGCAGTCCGAAAATATATTCAAATCAGGTGCAAAAGATGATTACAGGACTGCATTTTGTCTAGAAACACAACATTTTCCTGATTCACCAAATCAATCAAATTTTCCTTCAATTGTTTTAAACCCAAATGAAACATATTATACCGTTTCAGAATATCAATTTTCAATCAAATAATACTATTATGAAAAAAAAATATTTTACACTGTTATTTTCAATTTATACTTTTATATCGGGAATAGCTCAAGAACGTCAGGCACCTGCCTATCCGTTGATTACTCATGACCCTTATTTTAGTATTTGGTCTATGGGAGATGAGATCAATTCAACTACGACAAGACATTGGACCAATAAACCACATTCTTTAGTTGGGATGATTAATGTAGACGGTACTAGGTATCGATTTTTAGGAAAAAATGCTGTAGGTTATCACGATGTAGTTCCAGTTTCAAGAAATGGTAAAATTACAGAACAAAAACCGGGATCCGGTTGGGAAAAAAACAGGTTTGATGACAGTACATGGAAAACAGCTAAAGCTCCTTATGGGAACGAGGGTGTTGCCTTTACTACATGGAAAACGGAAAATCTTTGGTGGCGTAAAAAATTCAATTTAGAATCTATAAATTTAGAAGAACTTTTCTTGAAAATATCCCATGATGATGATGTGGATGTATATTTAAATGGCGAAAGAGTCTATAATTGTGAAGAGTGTTGGACGGACCAGAATGAATATAAATACTACCCTATTTCGAATTCAATAAAGGCCAAGTTAAAAAAGAAAAATAATATTTTGGCCATACACGTAAAGAACAACCGGGGTGGTCAATGGTTGAATGCAGGTATTGTGGAAAAAAGAAAAGATAAAAGCGCAGCACTTCAAGCTACACAAACCAACCTTAATCTTAGTGCCACACAAACCTCTTATGTATTAACTTGTGGGGGTGTGGACGTGTATTTGAACTTTACGACACCTGCACTGATGGATGATCTTGATTTGTTATCAAGACCTGTTTCTTATATTTCCATAAAAACTGTACCTAATGATAATAAAAAGCATGAGGTGCAAGTCTTTTTTGGGGCCTCTTCATTAATTGCGGCTAATGATGAGAGTCAAATGATGATCGCACAAAAATCAGCTACTGAACATCTAAATTACCTAAAAGTAGGAACAAAAGATCAGCCTGTTTTGGAAAAAAAAGGTGACATAATAGGTATTGATTGGGGCTATTTGTATGTGGCTACACCTAAAAGTGCAAGGGCAACTCAAAATGTTACTTCTATTGAAAATACAAAAATAGATTTATTAAATGGTAAGCATAGTAAATTTCAAAATACAGGAAAACAATTGATGTTAAATACGATGTTCCCAAAAGAAAAAATAGATTCACCAAAAGAATACTTATTGTTATTAGGTTATGATGACCTTTATTCTATTAATTATTTTGGTAAAAATCTTCATCCTTGGTGGAATAAAGATGGAAAAAACTCATTACCGAAAGAATTGACTAAGGCATTTATAGATTATGAGGAAATTATTAAAAAATGTAATCTTTTTGATAAAGAACTTCGTAATGATGCTTTAGCTGCTGGAGGGGAGAAATATGCCAAACTACTTGAAATTGGTTATCGCCAAAGTATTGCTGCCCATAAATTAGTGGAAAGCCCAGATGGAGAAATTCTTTTTTTATCTAAAGAAAACAATAGTAATGGATCCATAAACACTGTAGATGTCACCTACCCGTCTGCACCTTTGTTTTTAATTTACAACCCCGATCTTTTAAAAGGGATGCTCAATGGTATATTTTATTATAGTGAAAGTGGAAAATGGAAAAAGCCTTTCCCTGCACATGATATTGGTACTTACCCTGTTGCAACAGGCCAGACTTACGGTGAAGATATGCCAATTGAAGAGGCTGGAAACATGCTTGCTTTAACTGCTGCCATAACAAAAGCCGAGGGAAATGCATCTTTTGCGGAAAAACATTGGGAGACGATAACAACATGGGCAAATTATCTTGTAGAAGAAGGGTTAGATCCGGCCAATCAACTTTGTACTGATGATTTTTCTGGACATCTTGCACGTAATGCCAACCTTTCAATTAAAGCTATTGTTGGTGTTGGTGGTTATGGTTATATGGCAAAATTGTTGGGCAAAACTAACGTTGCTGATGAATATACTAAAAAGGCAAAAACAATGGCTAAACAATGGATGGAGTTGGCGGATGCAGGTGATCATTATGCGCTAACTTTTGATGACAAAAAGACTTGGAGCCAAAAATACAATCTAGTTTGGGATAAAATGATAAAACTAGATTTGTTTCCTAAAAAAGTATATGAAACTGAATTGAAATTTTACAATACCAAGAATAATAAATACGGATTACCATTGGATAACAGGTCGGATTATAGTAAGTCTGACTGGATTTTATGGACAGCAACTTTAACGAATTCCAAATCTGATTTTCAAGTATTTGCCGACCCTATTTATTCTTTTGCAAAAGAAACTAAAGATCGTGTGCCTATGAGCGACTGGCATTGGACAACGAGTGGTGATATGAGAGGTTTTAAAGCAAGAAGTGTAGTAGGCGGCTATTTTATAAAATTGTTAGATTATAAATGGAATAACCTCTAAGAAAGTAGTAAGGAATTTAATAAAGCCAAAATTGGTAGCAAGATTTCATTGGGAAAATGCTCTTCGTTGCAATTAAGGGTATCTATTAATTATATATTCCATCATCATCATCATCATCATCATGGGATATTCAAGATTATTAACCATATTCATTTTTTTTAATCGAAAATGGATAACATGAGAATGGATAATTATAAATTTATTTAAGTAAAATAGATGTCAATTTCTTTTCAAGTTTTGATCAATAGATTATTTGATTCTTAAAATAGAAATACAGAGTTACTTCACTTGAATATTTATAATAATAGTAAACAATGCAAGCACAATTTAAAACACACCCTCATCGTCGATATAATATTTTAACAGGCGAATGGGTGTTGGTTTCTCCGCACAGAACAAAAAGGCCTTGGCAAGGTGAAACTGAAGCCTATGTAAAAAAGGATATGATTACGTACGATCGTGAATGTTACCTTTGCCCCACTAACACTAGAATTAATGGTGAGGTGAACCCTGATTATAAAAGCACCTATGTTTTTAAAAATGATTTTGGAGCTCTTCTAGAAGACACTCCTCTATTTGAATATAAAGAAGGGTTACTTCTTGCGGAAGGTGAAAAAGGAATTTCTAAAGTGATCTGTTTTTCTCAGAATCATTCACTAACTATTCCAGATATGGAAATAGCTGATTTGGTTTACGTAGTTGAAACTTGGCAAAACGAGTTTACTGAACTAGGGAATACCAAAGACATAAACTATGTGCAAATATTTGAAAATAAAGGTGCCATTATGGGATGTAGCAATCCGCATCCACATGGGCAAGTATGGGCGCAACATTCGATACCCACGGAGGTTGAAAAAAAGACAAATTCACAAAAGAACTATTTAGAAAAAACGGGTTCGGGATTATTACAAGATTATATAGAGCAAGAATTAAATGAAGATATTAGAGTGATATCGCAAAATAAAAGTTTTGTAACTCTAATTCCTTTTTGGGCCGTTTGGCCTTACGAAGCTATGATTGTGCCAAAACGGAAAATGGCAAATATATTAGGGTTGACTGATAAAGAAAAAGTTGATTTTGCAGAGCAATTAAAAATACTTACACAGAAATATGACGCTCTTTTTGACACCTCTTTTCCATATTCTTCCGGGATACATCAAGCACCAACAGATGGTTCCTATTATAAAGAGTGGCATTGGCATATGAGTTTTTATCCGCCCTTATTACGATCTGCAACTGTGAAAAAATTCATGGTAGGTTATGAAATGTTTGCCATGGCTCAACGTGATATTACCGCTGAATCAGCAGCTGAAAAATTAAAATCACTTTAATGATGGAAGACATAGAATTTAATGCAAGCAATTGGGATTTAATTATAGATTCTCCTGGAAGAATAAATATTATTGGAGAACACACAGACTATAACCATGGTTTTGTTTTACCGACAGCTATTGATAAAAAAATTCAATTTAAATTTAATAAAAATGGAAGTTTAAACACATGT
The nucleotide sequence above comes from Aureibaculum algae. Encoded proteins:
- a CDS encoding glycoside hydrolase family 43 protein, whose protein sequence is MIFRNIYLQTLILLWILQVTLYSCKSEEKKEVKVRSETYSNPLEVQFGDPYVLDNGNGIYYMYGTGGGAKDGFSVYSSNNLIDWKYESQVYHGNTENSWNVGHFWAPEVYKINNKFYLFFSADWRNNPTKELENFRIGVAISDNPTGPFRDLTGEPLFDPGYPIIDANVFKDEDGQNYLFYSRVCYKHTVTSEIADWAKKEGLYDTIEESWVYGVKLKSDFKGIIGDPVVLLRPSEKINSKNAEWESKSVTSNEINRRWTEGSFTFKYKGIYYIMYSSNYYLGPNYAVGYATGSSPLGPFRKADNNPVLEKNTSSGGEVTGTGHNMVFSLNGGDNMYTVYHGRTKKSGLNRVVFLDELKILDDGKLIINGPTTDTTSIVWD
- a CDS encoding glycoside hydrolase 5 family protein; the encoded protein is MKNKLFTFLFLFTSLIVVSQENLLNKNKWSIEKANQWYDNHNWIIGANFVPSSAINQLEMWQAETFDPETIDRELGFAEGLGFNTMRVYLHSLAYKADPIGLKKRMNTYLAIADKHAIKTMFVFFDDVWQKSPKIGKQQEPVLGTHNSGWVQDPDDPAHKEKKNFIALEIYVKDILKTFASDKRILLWDLYNEPGNEGKRMTTFPLLKEIFTWAREINPSQPLTAGLWAWDFQELNAFQALNSDILTYHNYSDEKHHQHIINLLKSHGRPMICTEYMARTNNSYFANILPILNSENVGAINWGLVDGKSNTKYAWNTPIKDGAEPVEWFHDVFRKDGTPYSQDEIDLIKKLIAKTNK
- a CDS encoding DUF3823 domain-containing protein; this encodes MKIRYYIFLLAAISLTVSCAIDNYDEPQSFLTGKVVHNGEIIPVENDQVKFRLYEPGYQLSSGFIEVTINQDGSYSSLLFNGQYKLIFEEGEGPFKSIDTISIDLKGSTEMDIEVTPYYMINNSQISNSGSTINATCSVSQIINGVDARDIERVTLFINKTQFVSGNGDENIAQSSADDISDLSNLSMLVDIPSITPTQNYVFARIGVKIVDVQDMLFTPVEKISF
- a CDS encoding RagB/SusD family nutrient uptake outer membrane protein is translated as MKKYIYITIIITVLGWSCSSDEEFLDRPPTQVLTQDQVFSDPNTILSVLAGLYEQYEDYGRLDDWSSLADFNVAFWSENGRYGHFQDDGWGNGSWGSWNYGTVREINLFLERCEATTVLSEEQKARFLAEGRFLRASIYFEMVKRIGGVPLILKSETYDFSGDATYLQHPRETEAAIYDFVISEAEAIKDVLPADVATKSRATKGAALAMETRAALYAGSIAKYGVNTPLVTLSGNEVGIPASKADGYYTKALNAAEEIINGSAGGYDLYLKKPDDLSTNFASVFYDKSNNSEVIFVEDYQLKTDKKHYFTGWNQPRFGAEEEEGGRINPSLNLVQAFETLDGNYVKLPNKDGGGSYIYYDEIDDIFENRDARLAGTIILPGSSFKGKPVDIWAGYMLSDGSIVSSDVRGGKKELPGTSGQVQVVGFDGPIDGLEFVAQSGFYLRKYLDPKAGSGQRGVNSDVWFVRYRFAEVLLNAAEAAFELGQTDIAAKYLNRVRERAGITSELTAGDVNFNKIVHERYVELAFEGLHFFDLKRWRLAHVVFDGNEISESEITQNIGSATKRATQPYAIWPYKIYNPNSSNNGKYVYRVLRTDRVTGADNFRFGNYYSEIGSNIINNNPLIVRNPNH
- a CDS encoding SusC/RagA family TonB-linked outer membrane protein, producing MIYVYIFQDGSQNEHTVTGVVTSASDGEPLPGVTIIIKGTQSGTTTDFNGNYSISAPSDGVLIFSFIGFKIDEVPIDGQTTLDRVMTEDASALDQVVVTGYSTQTKKSITGAVISVTAEDIENVHAGATVSSGLAGKLPGVSFKMADGRPGASASIQIRNMGTPLYVIDGIMQDEGQFNNISPNDIESLTILKDGTAAQYGVRAANGVVLVTTKRGKKGTKNTVNINSYIGWQNWSRFPNTVNNSYDYMLAKADAEVNEFGSTAITPEELERYRIGTEEGYRSFNWKDFIIKKNAPLTSMNVSATGGSENINYYFSGTKLKQEAVLGEEFTFDRTNIQSNVDANITERLKVGVQINGRFETRSNPGIPGADDYWLPRFAILRNRPFERPYANDNPEYLNDIGHNETNWALHNKKIGGYQDNTWRVLQTNFSGEYKIPMIDGLKIGGMYSYYIADQVLNGHEYTYDAYTYDESTDEYSVTGGSTNPWRERRTRKIMRNIYQGKLQYAKTFGEHSVDGLFLVERQEQQDQEQWVHAVPKTNVLPLIYFADTDTYNDKDDEEARIGYVGKLSYNYNDTYYLEVAGRQDASWKFAPGKRKDFFPSASMGWRITNEKFFKNLIGDNSWLNDFKFRASYGELGDDDIGIGAYDYLPGYNYNRGTVILDGKPIIASRDKGQPVANISWLKSKITDVGFDFYAFDSKITGSFDYFYRKRTGLLGNKYDILVPLELGYSLPRENVSSDAQFGIEGALAYNGNIGDLKLTVSTNGSFSRSKFLESYKPRFNNSWDEYRNSNEGRYNNIQWGYEAIGQFQTQEEINNYAVDIDGRANKTLLPGDIIYKDINKDGFINDFDRRPIGYSDSQPMINFGLNILLEYKNFDFTADFSGASGYSWRQEWETRWAFQNQGALNTIFLDRWHRADSYDPNSQWIPGKYPANRYNNGGHSNYRYGEASTFWQHNVTYLRARTIELGYSLPTTLLEKIKIQKARFYVNGYNLFSIDNVSEFGVDPEVNDTNGLQYPQNKFINVGINLTL